The proteins below come from a single Felis catus isolate Fca126 chromosome A1, F.catus_Fca126_mat1.0, whole genome shotgun sequence genomic window:
- the SLC25A15 gene encoding mitochondrial ornithine transporter 1 isoform X2, which translates to MQTFPDLYRGLTDCCLKTYSQVGFRGFYKGTSPALIANIAENSVLFMCYGFCQQVVRKVVGLEKQAKLSDLQNAAAGSFASAFAALVLCPTELVKCRLQTMHEMESSGKIARSHNTVWSVVKSVLRKDGPLGFYHGLSSTLLREVPGYFFFFGGYELSRSFFASGRSKDELGPVPLMLSGGVGGICLWLAVYPVDCVKSRIQVLSMSGKQAGFVGTLISIVKNEGITALYSGLKPTMIRAFPANGALFLAYEYSRKLMMSQFEAY; encoded by the exons ATGCAGACGTTCCCCGACCTGTACAGGGGCCTCACCGACTGCTGCCTGAAAACCTACTCCCAAGTGGGCTTCCGCGGCTTCTACAAGGGGACCAGCCCGGCGCTGATTGCCAACATCGCCGAGAACTCTGTCCTCTTCATGTGCTACGGCTTCTGCCAACAGGTGGTGCGGAAAGTGGTTGGATTGGAAAAGCAGGCCAAGCTAAG TGATCTGCAGAACGCGGCCGCTGGTTCCTTCGCCTCTGCCTTTGCTGCTCTCGTGCTCTGCCCCACTGAACTCGTGAAGTGCCGACTACAGACCATGCATGAAATGGAGTCGTCGGGAAAGATAGCCAGAAGCCATAA CACAGTCTGGTCCGTGGTGAAGAGCGTCCTCAGGAAGGACGGCCCCTTGGGCTTCTACCACGGCCTCTCCAGCACTTTACTCCGCGAGGTGCCAGGCTATTTCTTCTTCTTCGGCGGCTACGAACTGAGCAGGTCGTTTTTTGCATCAGGAAGATCGAAGGATGAACTAG GCCCTGTCCCTTTGATGTTAAGCGGTGGAGTTGGTGGAATCTGCCTCTGGCTGGCCGTGTACCCAGTGGATTGCGTCAAATCCAGAATCCAAGTCCTTTCCATGTCTGGAAAACAGGCCGGATTTGTCGGAACCTTGATAAGCATCGTGAAAAATGAAG GAATAACGGCCTTATATTCTGGACTGAAACCTACTATGATTCGAGCATTCCCTGCCAATGGGGCGCTATTTTTGGCCTACGAGTACAGCAGGAAGTTGATGATGAGCCAGTTTGAAGCATACTGA
- the SLC25A15 gene encoding mitochondrial ornithine transporter 1 isoform X1, whose amino-acid sequence MKTSPAIQAAIDLTAGAAGGTACVLTGQPFDTVKVKMQTFPDLYRGLTDCCLKTYSQVGFRGFYKGTSPALIANIAENSVLFMCYGFCQQVVRKVVGLEKQAKLSDLQNAAAGSFASAFAALVLCPTELVKCRLQTMHEMESSGKIARSHNTVWSVVKSVLRKDGPLGFYHGLSSTLLREVPGYFFFFGGYELSRSFFASGRSKDELGPVPLMLSGGVGGICLWLAVYPVDCVKSRIQVLSMSGKQAGFVGTLISIVKNEGITALYSGLKPTMIRAFPANGALFLAYEYSRKLMMSQFEAY is encoded by the exons GGGGCACGGCATGTGTACTGACCGGGCAGCCCTTTGACACCGTGAAAGTGAAGATGCAGACGTTCCCCGACCTGTACAGGGGCCTCACCGACTGCTGCCTGAAAACCTACTCCCAAGTGGGCTTCCGCGGCTTCTACAAGGGGACCAGCCCGGCGCTGATTGCCAACATCGCCGAGAACTCTGTCCTCTTCATGTGCTACGGCTTCTGCCAACAGGTGGTGCGGAAAGTGGTTGGATTGGAAAAGCAGGCCAAGCTAAG TGATCTGCAGAACGCGGCCGCTGGTTCCTTCGCCTCTGCCTTTGCTGCTCTCGTGCTCTGCCCCACTGAACTCGTGAAGTGCCGACTACAGACCATGCATGAAATGGAGTCGTCGGGAAAGATAGCCAGAAGCCATAA CACAGTCTGGTCCGTGGTGAAGAGCGTCCTCAGGAAGGACGGCCCCTTGGGCTTCTACCACGGCCTCTCCAGCACTTTACTCCGCGAGGTGCCAGGCTATTTCTTCTTCTTCGGCGGCTACGAACTGAGCAGGTCGTTTTTTGCATCAGGAAGATCGAAGGATGAACTAG GCCCTGTCCCTTTGATGTTAAGCGGTGGAGTTGGTGGAATCTGCCTCTGGCTGGCCGTGTACCCAGTGGATTGCGTCAAATCCAGAATCCAAGTCCTTTCCATGTCTGGAAAACAGGCCGGATTTGTCGGAACCTTGATAAGCATCGTGAAAAATGAAG GAATAACGGCCTTATATTCTGGACTGAAACCTACTATGATTCGAGCATTCCCTGCCAATGGGGCGCTATTTTTGGCCTACGAGTACAGCAGGAAGTTGATGATGAGCCAGTTTGAAGCATACTGA